The nucleotide window GCCGCAAGCAGGCAGGCACCCGGCAGGCAGGCCGGCGCATTCACCCCGGACGCCATCTCCGTGCTGCCTCGAGCGCTCGAAGTCGGAGGCGAATGGGTCGCGTCATTCGCCGTCACCGGCTACCCACGCGAAGTTCACCCGGGCTGGCTGCAACCCCTGCTGACCTATCTCGGACGAGTCGACGTCTCGCTGCACATCGAGCCGATCGACCCCGTCACCGCGGCCAACCGGCTGAAGAAGCAGCTGTCGAAGCTGGAGTCCGGCCGCCGGCACACCAGCGACAAGGGACGGCTGATCGACCCCCAGGTCGAAGCAGCCACCGAGGACGCCTACGACCTGTCCGCGCGAGTCGCCCGCGGCGAGGGAAAGCTCTACCGGCTCGGGCTCTACCTCACCGTGCACGCCACGACTGAGGAGGCGCTCGGCGACGAGGTAGCCGCGATCCGGTCGCTGGCGGCCTCGCTCCTGCTGGACTGTAAGCCCACCACCTACCGGAGCCTGCAGGGCTGGATCACCAGCCTGCCGATGGGCCTGGACCTGGTCGGCATGCGCCGCACCTTCGACACCAGCGCGCTGTCCGCGGCGTTTCCGTTCACCTCGCCGGACCTGCCGCCGCCGGACCCGACCTCGGTCGGTGCGCCGAGCGGGGTGCTCTACGGGTTCAACGTCGGCAGCCAGGGCCTGGTGCACCACGACCGGTTTGCCCTCGACAACCACAACAGCGTGATCCTCGGCCGGTCCGGCGCCGGCAAGTCATACCTGGTGAAGCTGGAGCTCCTGCGCAGCCTGTACCGCGGCATCGAGATCCACGTCATCGACCCGGAAGACGAGTACGCCCGTCTGGCCGCCGCGGTCGGTGGCACCTACGTCCACCTCGGCGCCGAGCAGGTCCGCCTCAACCCGCTCGACCTGCCGATCCACACCCGCCCGGATGGGCGCCGCACCGCTCCCCGAGACGCGCTCATCCGCCGGTCGCTGTTCCTGCACACCGTCATCTCGGTTCTGCTCGGCAACGAGCTCGCAGGGACCGAACGGGCCGTGCTGGACCGGGCGATCACGGCGACTTACCAGCGCGTCGGGATCACCTCGGATCCGCGGACCTGGACCCGACCTGCGCCGCTGCTGGCCGACCTGGCCGAGGCCCTCTCCGACACCGGCGATCCAGCCGGAGCCGAACTCGCGGCGCGGCTGCACCCGTACATCACGGGCGCGTTCTCCGGCCTGTTCTCCGGGCCGACCACGACGCGCCCGCAAGGTCACCTGGTGGTGTTCTCGCTGCGCGACCTCGCCGACGAGCTCAAGCCGATCGGCACCCTGCTGACCCTCGACGCGGTGTGGCGGCAGGTCTCCAACCCGGCTATCCGCAAACCGCGCCTGGTCGTGGTCGACGAAGCCTGGCTGCTCATGAAGGAGCCCGCGGGCGCGGAGTTCCTGTTCCGGATGGCCAAGGCCAGCCGGAAACACTGGGCCGGCCTGACCGTGGCCACCCAGGACACCGCGGACGTCCTGGGCTCGGACTTGGGCAAGGCGGTCGTCGCAAACGCGGCCACCCAGATCCTCCTCCGGCAGGCCTCGCAGGCGATCGACGAGATCACCCGCGCCTTCGACCTGTCCATGGGCGAACGCCAGTTCCTCCTGTCCGCCGACCGCGGCCAAGGACTGCTCAGCACCGGCACTCAGCGCGTGGCGTTCCAGTCCATCGCGTCACCTGTCGAACACCACCTCGTGACGTCGAATCCCGCGGAGATCGCGGAGTACGCCGACGCCTCGCCCGAAGTCGAAAGCTCCTTCGTCGAACTCGACGCCGCCTGACATTCGTATGCACCGAGGAGATATCCATGTCTGCTTCAGCTGCTCGCCGTCCTGCCAGGTTGCTGACCCAGAACAGTGAGATGCGCCAGATCGGCGTCTGGAACTGGTCGCTGCCGGCATGGGCCGGGCGACTGGCCGATGGCCGCACCTACAACACATGCCCGAGCGCCGGGGTCTGCGCGCAAGCCTGCTACGCCCGGCACGGCACGTACACGTGGCCCGTTGTCCGCGCCAAGCACCAGGCGAACCTGATGTACGTCCTCGACGACCTGTCCGGCTGGCGAGCCGCGATGGTCGACGAACTCGGCGCGGCGAGGTTCCGCGGTAGCTGGATCAGGATCCACGACAGCGGCGACTTCTTCTCCGACGACTACCTGCTGGCCTGGCTCGACATCTGCAGGACCCGCCCGGACACGAACTTCTACGCGTACACCAAGGAGGTTTCCCGGTTCCGGTCCCTCGTCGAGCCTGATCCGCCGGCGAACTTCTTGTGGGTCTACTCGTACGGCGGCAAGCAGGACGCCGCGCTGAACCCGGCCGTGGACCGCGTCGCCGACGTGTTCCCGGACGAAGCGGCGATCGTCGAGGCGGGGTGGGCGTCGCAGGAAGCCAGCGACCTCCTCGCGGTCCTCGGCCCGCAGCTGGTCGGTGTGCCGGCAAACCGGATTCCGAGCTACCTCAAGCGCCTGGCTGGCCGCCGGTTCTCCGAATGGCAGGCCGAAGTCGACGCCGCACGTTCCGCTCGCCGCACGCGCCTGCGGCTGGTCGTCGACAACACCCGTTCCGAGGCGCGGCCTGAGCGAGGCGGCGAGCCGCGAGCTGCCTGATCCAGCGCTCCAACTCACGTTCGGAGGTCTTGATGTCCTGGCCGTTCGCCCTGTCCACCTCTCTCGCCTCCCCTGCCGGCGACTACCTGCGCGACCCGCTCGGTGCGTTCAAGGCCGTGCTGGCGCACCTTCGCGATCTCGTCTTCACCTGGGGTCCGATCGCCGGGCCGGTGCTGGGGGTCGCGACGACCGCCGCAGTGATCGCTCGACGCCGCTGGCGCCGCCGCTTCCACGAGAGCCTGGTCAGCGACGCCCGGTTGGTCACCGTGCTGGCGCCGCCGAC belongs to Amycolatopsis tolypomycina and includes:
- a CDS encoding VirB4 family type IV secretion system protein, whose product is MKKTRHRDAASRQAPGRQAGAFTPDAISVLPRALEVGGEWVASFAVTGYPREVHPGWLQPLLTYLGRVDVSLHIEPIDPVTAANRLKKQLSKLESGRRHTSDKGRLIDPQVEAATEDAYDLSARVARGEGKLYRLGLYLTVHATTEEALGDEVAAIRSLAASLLLDCKPTTYRSLQGWITSLPMGLDLVGMRRTFDTSALSAAFPFTSPDLPPPDPTSVGAPSGVLYGFNVGSQGLVHHDRFALDNHNSVILGRSGAGKSYLVKLELLRSLYRGIEIHVIDPEDEYARLAAAVGGTYVHLGAEQVRLNPLDLPIHTRPDGRRTAPRDALIRRSLFLHTVISVLLGNELAGTERAVLDRAITATYQRVGITSDPRTWTRPAPLLADLAEALSDTGDPAGAELAARLHPYITGAFSGLFSGPTTTRPQGHLVVFSLRDLADELKPIGTLLTLDAVWRQVSNPAIRKPRLVVVDEAWLLMKEPAGAEFLFRMAKASRKHWAGLTVATQDTADVLGSDLGKAVVANAATQILLRQASQAIDEITRAFDLSMGERQFLLSADRGQGLLSTGTQRVAFQSIASPVEHHLVTSNPAEIAEYADASPEVESSFVELDAA
- a CDS encoding GP88 family protein produces the protein MSASAARRPARLLTQNSEMRQIGVWNWSLPAWAGRLADGRTYNTCPSAGVCAQACYARHGTYTWPVVRAKHQANLMYVLDDLSGWRAAMVDELGAARFRGSWIRIHDSGDFFSDDYLLAWLDICRTRPDTNFYAYTKEVSRFRSLVEPDPPANFLWVYSYGGKQDAALNPAVDRVADVFPDEAAIVEAGWASQEASDLLAVLGPQLVGVPANRIPSYLKRLAGRRFSEWQAEVDAARSARRTRLRLVVDNTRSEARPERGGEPRAA